Proteins co-encoded in one Kribbella qitaiheensis genomic window:
- a CDS encoding MaoC family dehydratase: MQFGRSYEEFEVGAVYKHWPGKTVTEYDDHLFCLLTMNHHPLHLDANYAGETTQFGKNVVVGNYIYSLLLGMSVPDVSGKAIANLEVESLRHIAPTFHGDTIYGETVVLDKWESKSKDDRGVVYVETKGYKQDGTVVCLFKRKVMVPKNSYLQARGGEQPGRPTPVEPPAKA; the protein is encoded by the coding sequence ATGCAGTTCGGGCGCAGTTACGAGGAGTTCGAGGTCGGTGCCGTCTACAAACACTGGCCCGGCAAGACGGTGACCGAGTACGACGACCACCTGTTCTGCCTGCTCACCATGAACCACCACCCGCTGCACCTGGACGCGAACTACGCCGGGGAGACCACCCAGTTCGGCAAGAACGTTGTAGTTGGCAACTACATCTACTCGCTCCTGCTCGGCATGTCGGTCCCCGATGTCAGCGGTAAGGCGATCGCCAACCTGGAGGTCGAGTCGCTGCGGCACATCGCGCCGACCTTCCACGGCGACACCATCTACGGCGAGACCGTCGTGCTGGACAAATGGGAGTCCAAGTCCAAGGACGACCGCGGCGTCGTCTATGTCGAGACCAAGGGCTACAAGCAGGACGGCACCGTCGTCTGCCTCTTCAAGCGCAAGGTGATGGTCCCGAAGAACTCCTACCTTCAAGCCCGCGGCGGCGAGCAGCCCGGCCGGCCCACGCCGGTCGAGCCACCCGCCAAGGCTTAA